A window of the Polypterus senegalus isolate Bchr_013 chromosome 4, ASM1683550v1, whole genome shotgun sequence genome harbors these coding sequences:
- the LOC120528325 gene encoding E3 ubiquitin-protein ligase TRIM47-like, with translation MAEFQLFVSLDEFTCSLCLDTLTDPVTIPCGHNFCLKCLTDCWEKSKECSCPQCRENFTTRPALRRNNLLNEVIKKLKKSTLSSPPPQNCAGPGDVECDFCTGKKFRAVKSCLTCPASYCQTHLQPHYEGDALKHHKLVDPDRNLKEKLCEKHQKSLEIFCKTDDCCICLMCVVTGHKNHEMVELETEREEKEVSEV, from the coding sequence atggctgaaTTCCAGCTGTTTGTGTCACtggacgagttcacctgctcgttgtgtctggacaccctgactgaccccgtcACCATCCCCTGTGGTCATAATTTCTGCCTGAAGTGCCTCACGGACTGCTGGGAAAAGAGCAAAGAGTGCAGCTGTCCTCAATGCAGAGAAAACTTCACCACGAGGCCTGCTCTGCGAAGAAATaatctgctgaatgaagtcatcaagaaattaaagaagtcGACACTCAGTTCTCCTCCTCCTCAGAATTGTGCTGGCCCTGGAGacgtggagtgtgacttctgtactggtAAGAAGTTCAGAGCAGTGAAGTCCTGTCTCACTTGCCcggcctcctactgtcagactcatctgcagcctcactatgaaggagacgccctgaagcaccacaaactggttgatcctgatagaaatctgaaggagaaactctgtgagaaacatcagaaaagtctggagatattctgtaaaactgatgatTGCTGTATCTGCTTGATGTGTGTGGTGACTGgacataaaaatcatgaaatggtcGAGCTGGAGacggaaagagaagaaaaggaggTTAGTGAAGTGTAG